The Flavobacteriales bacterium region CCATGGCTACACGGCTCACGGTGTACTCGCGATCGAAGGCCGAAGGGGAAGTGCGAAGTGAAAATGCCATAGCAATGAACGTGTTCAACGGAACTTAATAGCACAAAGTTAGGATCCACAGCTTCGGAATTCGCGCCAATTGCACTACTTATCCAGTGTTCCTGTGGGATAACGTTCTCTGAATAGGATCAGTTCACGCGTACGTACTTGGTCCATCAACGAACGCATCTATCCCATCATTCCTAAGATGGATGCCGCGGGATCGTTCGCTCCGAAAACACTGTTTCCCGCCACGAGCACATCCACACCGTGATCAACGAGTTTGCGAAAATTCCCTGCACTAACTCCACCGTCCACTTCGATCAAGACTCTGGAACCTTTTTGCTCTCTCAGATCACGTAATCGATCCAATTTGGAGTACGTGTTCTCAATGAACTTTTGCCCCCCGAAACCCGGATTCACGCTCATGATCAGCACAAGGTCAAGATCCGCGATGATGTCTTCCAGCGAACCAATTGGTGTATGTGGATTCAGCGAAACGCCTGCTTTCATTCCAGCAGCTTTGATCGCTTGTACGGTCCGGTGCAGATGTGTGCAGGCCTCTTCGTGTACCGTAAGCACATCAGCACCGGCCTCTTTGAACGCGGATATGTAGCGGTCCGGGTCCACGATCATCAAGTGGGTGTCGAATACCTTTTTGGTCAAGGGGCGAATGGCTTTGATAATGGCAGGCCCGAAGCTGATGTTCGGTACGAATAAGCCATCCATTACGTCCAAATGCAGCCATTGTGCTTGGCTTTCATCCACGATTTGCACAGCACTGCGAAGTTCGGTGAAGTCAGCTGCTAGAAGGGAAGGGGCTATGATGTGTGCCATTGGCAGCGAAGGTAGAACAACAAAAAGGGCCGCACATCGGCGACCCTTTCAATTCTATCGGGATACAGTTTTCAACCTAGATAGGCTTTAAGGACCACGCTACGGCTTGTCTGTTTCATCCGGCGAATTGCTTTTTCCTTGATCTGGCGCACGCGCTCACGGGTCAAGTCGAATTTCTGACCGACTTCTTCAAGTGTATGCGGTGGGTTCCCGTTCAATCCGAAGTACAAGCGGATAACATCAGCTTCCCTACCTGCTAGAACAGCGAGCGAACGTTCGATCTCCACTTTCAGGCTGTCGGTCATCAATGTTTCCAAGGGGCTCGGTGCATCGTCGTTCTGCATAACGTCGATCATCGTACCGCTGTCATCCCCTGCACGGAGGGGTGCATCCATGCTGATGTGTCGGCCCATATTGTTCAAACTCACTTTCACCTCTTCCAACGTCATCTCCAGCAATTCTGCTAGTTCAACCGCGGTTGGGGGGCGTTCGTGTTCCTGTTCCAACTTGGCGAATGCTTTGTTGATCTTATTGATCGATCCGATCTTATTCAATGGCAAACGAACGATCCGCGCTTGCTCCGCCAAACTCTGGAGGATCTGTTGACGGATCCACCAAACGGCGTAACTGATGAATTTGAAGCCACGGGTCTCATCGAATCGTCCTGCGGCTTTGATCAAGCCGAGGTTCCCTTCGCTGATGAGGTCGGGTAGCGTAAGGCCTTGACCTTGATACTGCTTCGCAACGGATACGACGAAGCGCAGGTTGGCGGTCGCCAATTGCTCCAGTGCATCTTGATCACCTAGCTTGATCCTCCGTGCCAACTCCACTTCGTCCTGAGCGGTGATCAACTTCACTTTTCCGATCTCCTGAAGGTACTTATCTAGAGAAGGAGTATCCCTGTTAGTCACCTGTTTGGTGATCTTTAACTGCCGCATTCTTGCCATTTCACACTTTTTCTGTTACGAAGAGTGGTCCTTGAACGCTAGCAAACGGTGTAAGGTTACCGCTCTGATCGAAGTTGGTGCATATTGCGGACAGGTGTTGTACTGTAATGCATTGCCTAAGGCCACCAACGAAAAGACCGCCCGATAAAGGCGGCCTTTTCAACGAATATGAAGTTCTCAGAGTTGCGGACCGCTGCTCATTCAAGCAACAGAAGATCCTCAGCTGTCAATTAATCCCGACGCGGTCCACGCTCCCGGAATTCCCGACGTGGACGGTCAGTGCGCTCGCGGCGTTCACCATCCATTGCAGGTTCACGCTCAACATATCCCTCAGGCTTCGGCAACAGCGCACGGCGGCTCAGTTTCAACTTGCCACTACGTGGGTCTTTTCCCGTCACTTGGAATTCGACGATCTCGCCTTCCTTCAGCACATCCTCAACGCGTTCGATCCGTTTCCAGTCGAGTTCGCTAACGTGCAAAAGGCCATCAACACCAGGCAATACTTCAACGAACGCACCGTACGGCATGATCGTTTTTACCTTGCCTTTGTACGTAGCACCAACTTCTGCTTGAGGTGGGTTAGCGATCGCATTCACACGTGCAAGAGCAGCATCAATGCTTGCTTTGTTCTCGCTCATGATCTCAACGATACCACGGCCATCCACTTCATCAATGCTGATGTGTGCACCGGTCTCCGCTTGGATCTCCTGGATCACACGACCACCGGGTCCAATAACGGCGCCGATGCTCTCTTTCGGGATCTCAATGGTGATGATCCGAGGTGCATGGTCCTTGTAATCCGCACGTGGCGCATCCAAGGTCTTCATCATTTCACCAAGGATGTGCAAACGTCCTTGACGGGCTTGCTCCAATGCCTGTGCCAACACTTCGTAAGGTAGACCATCCACCTTCATATCCATTTGGGTGGCAGTGATCCCCTTTGCGGTACCACATATCTTGAAATCCATATCACCGAGGAAATCCTCATCACCGAGGATATCGCTCAGGATCGCATGACGTGTTCCGTCGCTGATCATCCCCATAGCGATACCGCTTACTGGTGCAGTGATCTTCACACCTGCATCCATCAGTGCGAGTGTTCCACTGCAGACCGTAGCCATTGAACTGGAACCGTTACTCTCGAGAATATCGCAGTTCAAGCGAATGGTATACGGGTTGGCCGGTGCTGCTGGAATAACCGGTTTCAAAGCGCGCAGCGCCAAGTTACCGTGTCCAACTTCGCGACGCCCTGGTCCGCGGATCGGCTTTACTTCACCAGTGCTGAAGCTAGGGAAGTTGTAGTGAAGCATAAAACTCTCACTGCTCTTCTTGGTAGCACTATCAATGGTCTGTTCGTCCATTGAGCTTCCCAAGGTCAGCAGGTTGATCGCCTGTGTTTCTCCACGTGTAAAGATCGCGCTACCG contains the following coding sequences:
- a CDS encoding ribulose-phosphate 3-epimerase; this translates as MAHIIAPSLLAADFTELRSAVQIVDESQAQWLHLDVMDGLFVPNISFGPAIIKAIRPLTKKVFDTHLMIVDPDRYISAFKEAGADVLTVHEEACTHLHRTVQAIKAAGMKAGVSLNPHTPIGSLEDIIADLDLVLIMSVNPGFGGQKFIENTYSKLDRLRDLREQKGSRVLIEVDGGVSAGNFRKLVDHGVDVLVAGNSVFGANDPAASILGMMG
- a CDS encoding RNA polymerase sigma factor RpoD/SigA, translating into MRQLKITKQVTNRDTPSLDKYLQEIGKVKLITAQDEVELARRIKLGDQDALEQLATANLRFVVSVAKQYQGQGLTLPDLISEGNLGLIKAAGRFDETRGFKFISYAVWWIRQQILQSLAEQARIVRLPLNKIGSINKINKAFAKLEQEHERPPTAVELAELLEMTLEEVKVSLNNMGRHISMDAPLRAGDDSGTMIDVMQNDDAPSPLETLMTDSLKVEIERSLAVLAGREADVIRLYFGLNGNPPHTLEEVGQKFDLTRERVRQIKEKAIRRMKQTSRSVVLKAYLG
- a CDS encoding polyribonucleotide nucleotidyltransferase → MKPQAITKTIDMGDGKVITIETGVLAKQADGAVTVRLGDTILLATVVATKEAREGIDFLPLQVEYREKFSAAGRFPGGFFKREARPSDHEVLTSRLVDRALRPLFPDDFHGDTQVVISLMSTDKDNQSDALACLAASAALAVSDIPFGGPVTEVRVARVNGKMVLNPMHSEMEGVDMDLIVAGTKSDILMVEGEMNEVQEADMIEAIKLAHDAIKKQCVALDELSAMVPKSQTKRTYNHENNDEAIGKKIMDLCYQQYYDFAMEPSAKEARMDKFASIKEECLATLSDEEKMDKAMLGRFFKKTQKKAVRNVCLDHGKRLDGRKTDQIRPIWSEVDVLPGTHGSAIFTRGETQAINLLTLGSSMDEQTIDSATKKSSESFMLHYNFPSFSTGEVKPIRGPGRREVGHGNLALRALKPVIPAAPANPYTIRLNCDILESNGSSSMATVCSGTLALMDAGVKITAPVSGIAMGMISDGTRHAILSDILGDEDFLGDMDFKICGTAKGITATQMDMKVDGLPYEVLAQALEQARQGRLHILGEMMKTLDAPRADYKDHAPRIITIEIPKESIGAVIGPGGRVIQEIQAETGAHISIDEVDGRGIVEIMSENKASIDAALARVNAIANPPQAEVGATYKGKVKTIMPYGAFVEVLPGVDGLLHVSELDWKRIERVEDVLKEGEIVEFQVTGKDPRSGKLKLSRRALLPKPEGYVEREPAMDGERRERTDRPRREFRERGPRRD